In Drosophila willistoni isolate 14030-0811.24 chromosome XR unlocalized genomic scaffold, UCI_dwil_1.1 Seg8, whole genome shotgun sequence, a single genomic region encodes these proteins:
- the LOC124460770 gene encoding transcription initiation factor TFIID subunit 8: MKMNVYEKGLLEVIDYLLEERDGCLEDDLVGLAVQNVLKQFIYEVGVNGSEASDHASRGSMCFFDVEFALTHMDIEFDDLMELWEEEKTRKEPAIRISSPKTFDQDCHVGPVPMMGTVMEKDDRHIPDYMPEFPCIHTYQQTWIYDELERDDEDVRHRLAENSLYIQKAMNNYLVNSRPTTSLFLTPQSTKQYDLVLVEPSDKQRPAFFNALLPPRDSCNLHSIVEDDDYDDEDESSSSSDDDDDTDEGRFKDKPVSLIQRIMIMMKMTMSKCGVM, encoded by the exons atgaaaatgaatgTCTATGAAAAAGGTTTGCTTGAGGTTATCGATTATTTGCTAGAGGAAAGGGATGGCTGCCTAGAAGATGATTTAGTGGGTCTTGCTGTTCAAAATGTCCTTAAGCAAT TTATCTATGAAGTGGGTGTAAACGGTTCTGAAGCATCCGATCATGCTAGTCGTGGTAGCATGTGTTTCTTCGATGTAGAATTTGCTTTGACTCATATGGATATTGAATTTGATGATCTTATGGAGTTATGGGAAGAGGAAAAAACTCGTAAAGAGCCGGCTATACGAATATCTTCACCGAAAACATTCGACCAAGATTGTCATGTGGGGCCAGTGCCAATGATGGGAACGGTAATGGAAAAAGATGATCGCCATATACCCGATTATATGCCAGAATTTCCATGTATTCATACATATCAGCAAACTTGGATTTATGATGAACTCGAACGGGATGATGAGGATGTTCGACATCGTCTGGCCGAGAATAGTTTGTATATACAAAAGGCAATGAATAATTATCTAGTTAATTCGCGGCCTACAACGTCTCTATTTTTGACACCTCAGAGTACTAAACAGTATGATCTGGTGCTTGTTGAGCCATCTGACAAACAAAGACCAGCATTTTTTAATGCTCTTCTACCACCTCGAGATTCATGTAATTTACATTCTATAGTAGAAGacgatgattatgatgatgaagatgaatcatcatcatcatcagatgatgatgatgatactGACGAAGGCAGGTTTAAAGACAA GCCAGTGAGTCTGATTCAACGGATAATGATTATGATGAAGATGACAATGTCGAAGTGCGGAGTGATGTAG